The genomic interval GTGCTCCCGCCGCGGGTCGTAGGCGAGGACCTCTCCCACGTCCGGGTCGCAGGCGAAGAGGGCGCGCTGCGCCGGCCGACACCAGAGCTGGATGGGGGCGCCGCTGAGCGCCGCGACCGACGGGATCAGCGCGCTGGCCAGCGCGCAGTCCCCCAGCCAGGCCGGCATCAGCAGGGCGGCCGCGAAGGGCGGCTCAGGTAGCGCGGACATGCAGGATGCCCGCCACGGCGGCGTCGATCTCGCGCAGGGACATCTGCTCGCCGGGGCGCCCGCGCAGGACGGCGGCGGACGCGCGCCCGCGCGGCTCCCAGGCGGCGCCATCCGCCTCGGTGAAGGCGCCCAGCGCGGGCACGCCCAGTGCGACGGCGATGTGGAAGAGCTCGCTGTTGCCCGCCACGCAGAGATCGCAGCGCGCGAGCAGGGCGAGGCGCTCGCGCAAGCCCTGCGGCGGCATGTCCAGGGCCGGCGCGCGCAGCGCCTGCCGCAGCGCGGCGGCGGCCGCCGCGTCCTCCTCCAGGTGCAGGAGCAGTACCCGCGCCCGCAGCTGCTCGGCGAGGTGGCCGACGAGATAGGCGAGATTGCCGCTCGCCAGGCGGCGCTCGCCGAGGCCAGGCGCCGGGTCGACGGCGATCAGCGGCTGCTCGCGGATGGGCTTGCGGAAGTGGATCAGCTGGTCGGCCGCGCGCAGCTCGTCCGGCCGCAGGCTGAACGCCCAGGGCGCCGCCTCGCCGCCGAGGCCGAACAGACGCGCCAGCTCGCTCGCCTGCTCGAGACGGTAGCGCTCGCGGCCCTGCCAGCGCAGCATGCAGTTGAGCAGCTGCTCGCGCTCCTCCTGGTAGATGCCGATGCGCAGCCCGGCCTGGGAGGCGTAGGCGACGAGGTCGCGCGGTCCGTCGGCGCCCTCGCCGATCAGGACGACGCCGTCGAACGCGCGCCCCTGCACCTCGCGCAACAGGCGGTAGTAGCTGCTGCTGTGCGCCTTGAGCTGCTCGGCCCGGTAGACGATCAGGCCGGCCAGCATGGGCTCCCGGCGCAGCAGGTCGGCGGCGCGCTCTTCGACCATCACCTGCAGCTCGAGGCCGGGGGTGCGGGCGTGCAGGCGCGCGAGCAGCGGCAGGTAGGCGACCAGTTCGCAGAGCCGGCCGGAGTCCACGAAGAGCAGGCGTCGCAGCTCGCTGAGGTCGCCACCGAGATGGAACTCCCGCTCGACGGGCGCCATCCCCAGCGTGCGCAGGGCGACGCGGGCGAGGGGATTGCTCAGCAGCGTGCTCTTCATGGCCTCTCCCCTCCGGGCCCCGCGCTCAGCGGCCGCCGTAGAGGCGCTCGTAGTAGTCCCGGTACTCGCCGCTGACGATGGCCTGCCACCAGCTGCGGTTGGTCGCATACCAGGCGATCGTTTCGGCGATGCCCGCGGCGAAGTCGACGCGCGGCGTCCAGCCCAACTCGCGCCGGATGCGCGTGGCGTCGATGGCATAGCGCCGATCGTGGCCGGGGCGGTCGGCGACGAACTCGATCAGCGACTCCGGCTTGCCCAGCGCGCCCAGGATGAGGCGCACGATCGCCAGGTTCGCCACCTCGTTGTCGCCCCCGATGTTGTAGACGCGCCCGGGCGCGCCGCCCTCCAGCACGGTCAGCAGGGCGCGGCAGTGATCGCTCACGTGCAGCCAGTCGCGGATGTTGCCGCCGTCCCCGTAGACCGGCAGGCTGAGGCCCTGGCTCGCCCGCTGGATCATCAGCGGGATGAGCTTCTCGGGAAACTGGTAGGGCCCGTAGTTGTTGCTGCAGCGCGTGATCAGGACCGGCAGCGCGAAGGTGCGCCAGTAGGCCAGCCCGATCAGGTCCGCGGCGGCCTTGCTGGCCGAGTAGGGGCTCGACGGATCGAGCGGCGTCGCCTCCGTGAAGCGGCCCGTCGGGCCGAGGGAACCGTAGACCTCGTCGGTCGACACGAGCACGAAGCGCCCCGGCCGCTCGGCCCAGGCGCGGCGAGCCGCCTCCAGCAGCACCTGGGTGCCGCGCACGTTGGTCTCGACGAAGACGCCCGGACCGAGGATGCTGCGGTCCACGTGGCTCTCCGCCGCGAAGTGGACGACGGCCGTGATCGGATGCGCGGCGAAGAGCGCAGCGACCAGCTCGGCATCGGCGACGCTCCCGCGCACGAACTGCAGCCCGGGATCGCCCGCGAGAGCGGCGAGGTTCTCCAGGTTGCCCGCGTAGGTGAGGGCGTCGAGATTCAGGATCGGCAGCGCCGGGCGCTCCGCGCGGAGCAGGTGGATGAAGTTGCTCCCGATGAAGCCGCAGCCGCCGGTGACGAGGAGCATCGCCTAGTCCTCTCCCGTCAGGGCGCCCTCGGGATCGACGAGCTCCTGCGCGTGGCGCAGGGAGCCGAAGGTGCCGGCATCCGTCCACCAGCCGGCGAGGACCTCGTAGCGCAGCGTGCCCTCGCGCAGGTAGGCGTTGTTCACATCCGTGATCTCCAGCTCGCCCCGTCCCGAGGGCCTCAGGCCACGGATGATCTCGAAAACCCGGCCGTCGTAGATGTAGATGCCGCAGACGGCGAGGTTGCTGCGCGGCGCCCGCGGCTTCTCCTCGATGCCGACGATGCGCTCGCCGGCCAGCTCCGCGACGCCGAAGCGCTCCGGATGCGCGACGGCCTTCAGGAAGATGCGCGCGCCGCCGCCCTGGCGGGCGAAGGCCGCGACGCCGGGGGCAATCGAGTCCGCGAAGATGTTGTCGCCGAGGATCACCGTCATCGGCTCGCCGTGGCAGAAGTTCTCGGCGAGGCCGAGCGCCTGGGCGATGCCGCCGGCTTCGTCCTGCACCCGGTAGGTGATCTGGCAAGCGAACTCGCGGCCGCTGCCGAGCAGGCCGACGACGTCGCCCATGTGCTCGGTGCCCGTCACGACGAGGATCTCGCCGATGCCCGCCTCGACCAGCTTGCGCAGCGGATGGAAGATCATCGGCACCCGCCCCACCGGCAGCAGATGCTTGTTGGTGACCTTCGTCAGCGGGAAGAGGCGGCTGCCCGTCCCGCCCGCGAGAATGATGCCTTTCATCGCCGCTCCTGCCCAGCGCTGGCGCCGTCCGGGTCTGGACAGCCTAGCCGCCGCCTCGGAGCCCGGCAACAGGAATTCTCCCTTGCCGCAGCGCCCGCCGCCCGCCTAGCCTGCGGCGGAGGCGAGATGGCAGAGCTGCTCATCGGCACCGCCGGCTGGAGCTACGACGACTGGCGCGGCACGGTCTACCCGGCGTCCCCGCCGCCCCGCTTCGATCCCCTGCGCTACCTGGCCGCGCACTTCGACCTCGTCGAGATCAACGTCAGCTTCTACCGGCTGCCGCGACCGGAGCTCGTGGCCGGCTGGCTGCAGCGCGTGCAGGAGTTTCCCGCCTTCCGCTTCCTGCTCAAGGCACCCCGCACCTGGACCCATCCCGAGCCCGGCGCCGCCGATCCGCCGCCCGCGCCCTTCCGCGCGCTCGCCGAGCTGCTCGCGGGGGGCGGCCGCCTCGGCGCGGTGCTCCTGCAGTTCCCCTGGTCCTTCCGCGCCGGCGCCCCGGCCCGGGCTCGCGTCGCCCGCCTACGCGACTGGCTGCCCGGGCTGCCGGTCGCCGTCGAGGTCCGGCATGCGAGCTTCGCGGGCCCCGACTGGCCGCGCTGGCTGGCCGCGCAAGACTGCCTGCCCGTGAACGTGGACCAGCCCGCCCTGCCCGGCTGTCTGGCCCTGGGCGCCGAGTGCGGCCCTCAGGCCGCCTACTTCCGCCTGCACGGGCGCAACGCGGGGCAGTGGTTCGCGCCCGCGGCCGGACGCGACGCCCGCTACGACTACCTGTACACGGAGGCGGAACTGGACGGCGTGGCCGAGCAGGTCGCCGAGGCCGCCCGTCGCGTGCCCCTGCTCTTCCTCGTCACGAACAATCACTACCGGGGGCAGGCGGCAGTGAACGCGCTGCAGCTGCGGGCGCGCCTGCTCGGGCGTCCCCTGCCCGTGCCGCCCGCGCTTCTGGCCAGCTACCCGCAGCTGGCGGCCATCGCCGCGCCGCCGCCGCGGCGCCCGGGCGAGCTGTTCTGAGCCGGCTAGCGCTGCCCGGACCCGCGGCGCAATGCGGCGAGGCTGTCGGCGCCCGCCTCGCCGTGGGTCACGGTGAGCGAGTCGTCGATCGGCGGCCATTGCCAGACGAGGGCCACCGTCGGCGCGCCGCTCTCGTTGGCGAGAGCATGGAGTTCCCCCGCCGGGATCTGGAGCAGTTCCCCCGGCCCGTAGGCACTCTCGCCGGCCGCTCGCTGCAGGCGCCCGCGGCCGCGCCAGATGTAGATCCAGACGTCGCTGAGGGGGAAGTAGTGCGGCGGCTCTTCACCGCGCAGCTGGTAGAGCGCGACGGCGAGCAGGGAGTCCGCGCTGAAGATCGGCGTGCGCCGCGCGTTCTCGTCCTCGCGCAGGGGCTGGCGCTGCAGGAGCTCCTGCAGGCGGGTCTGCGCAAAGGGCAGGGAGGGCGCCGCCTCGGCGGCGCCCGTCTCGCCGGGCGCGAAGGCCGCAGCGTCCTCGCCGCCGCGCGCCGGCACGCCATCGATGTAGCGACCGCCGCCCAGGCGGGGGCGGGTGCGCAGGCTGTCGCGCGCGCCGGTCGTGGTCTGCGCGAGCCCGTCGCTCGCGCTCGCGGCCAAGAGGCCGAGACCGAGGACAATCAGGCGCAGGCGAGTCGCCATCGCCGCCTCCCTTCTCAGAGGTGATCGCCGCGCCCGTTCGTGTAGGCGTGATGCGGCGGCACGCCCAGACTCTCCAGCTCCTCGACGACCTGCCGCATCAGGGCCGCCTTCTGGCGGTGCGGCAGGAAGGCGCTCTTGAATCCGTTCAGGATCAGCTCGTGGATGTCCCCGACCGTCAGCGCGAAGGCCCGCGTCGCCCGCTCGAACTCCAGCGTCACGCTGGTGTCGGAGATCAGGCGGTTGTCGGTGTTCAGCGTGACGCGCAGGCCCAGCTCGAGGTACTTGCGGCAGGGGTGGTCCTGCAGCGAGGAGACCGCTCCCGTGTGCACGTTGCTCGTCAGGCACATCTCGAGCGGGATGCGGTGGTCGTTGACGTAGTTCATCAGCTCGGGGCTCTCGAAGAGCCGCGTGCCGTGGCCGATGCGATGCGTGCCGCAGTAGTGCAGGGCCTGGGCGATGCTCTCCGGGCCGAAAGCCTCCCCGGCGTGCAGGGTCGAGTTCAGGTTGTGGTTGAGCACGAAGTAGAAGGCCTCGCGGTGCTGCTTGGCCGGGTAGTCCTTCTCCTCGCCGGCGAGATCGAAGGCGACGATGCCGAGGTCCTTGTAGAGCAGGGTCGCCTGCGCGAGCTCGAGCGAGCGCTCGGGCGTCATCGAGCGGATGCCGCAGAGGATCTGCCCCGTGAGGATGCCCGTCTCCGCCTCCGCCCGCCGCAGGCCGCGCGCGACGGCCTCGATGATCTCGCGGTTGTGCAGGCCGCGCTCCCGGTGCAGCAGGGGGCTGTAGCGCACCTCGATCAGGCGCACGTTCTCGGCGGCGGCGTCCAGCGCCAGCTCGTAGGCGACGCGCTCCAGGGCCGGCGCCGTCTGGAGCACCGGCAGCGTGTACATGAAGGCGCGCAGGTAGTGCGAGAGGCTGCGCTCCTCGCCCTGGACCTGCGTCAAGGCGCGCAGCTCCCGCTCGTTGGTGGCCGGGAGTTCGACCCCCTGCGCCGCGGCGAGCTCGAGCAGGGTCAGCGGGCGCAGGGAGCCGTCGAGGTGCACGTGGAGGTCGGTCTTCGGCAGGCGGGTCAGCCACTCGCGGTCGATGTTCACGGCCTCGCCTTTCCGCGTCGACTCGGCCTCAGGCCGGCCCGCCGCCCTGGAAGTACTGCTCCTCGAAGATCTCGGCGTAGGTCTCGCCGCCCATGAAGTCCTCGAAGCTGTCCTGCGGCTGCTGGAAGAGCACGCCGCGCTCGATCAGCTCGTAGACCAGACTGCCGAAGTCGCGGCTGCTGCGGATGCCCCAGGCGCGGAAGACGAGGGCCGCCAGGGGGCCGTAGCGCTCGGCGCCCAGGCGCTGGATGCCCGCCAGCAGTTCGGCTCCC from bacterium carries:
- a CDS encoding spore coat protein — its product is MKGIILAGGTGSRLFPLTKVTNKHLLPVGRVPMIFHPLRKLVEAGIGEILVVTGTEHMGDVVGLLGSGREFACQITYRVQDEAGGIAQALGLAENFCHGEPMTVILGDNIFADSIAPGVAAFARQGGGARIFLKAVAHPERFGVAELAGERIVGIEEKPRAPRSNLAVCGIYIYDGRVFEIIRGLRPSGRGELEITDVNNAYLREGTLRYEVLAGWWTDAGTFGSLRHAQELVDPEGALTGED
- a CDS encoding glycosyltransferase family 9 protein; this encodes MRPTAAGGRPSSAASTGTTTSASTAAAERGARRGEAMKSTLLSNPLARVALRTLGMAPVEREFHLGGDLSELRRLLFVDSGRLCELVAYLPLLARLHARTPGLELQVMVEERAADLLRREPMLAGLIVYRAEQLKAHSSSYYRLLREVQGRAFDGVVLIGEGADGPRDLVAYASQAGLRIGIYQEEREQLLNCMLRWQGRERYRLEQASELARLFGLGGEAAPWAFSLRPDELRAADQLIHFRKPIREQPLIAVDPAPGLGERRLASGNLAYLVGHLAEQLRARVLLLHLEEDAAAAAALRQALRAPALDMPPQGLRERLALLARCDLCVAGNSELFHIAVALGVPALGAFTEADGAAWEPRGRASAAVLRGRPGEQMSLREIDAAVAGILHVRAT
- the rfbB gene encoding dTDP-glucose 4,6-dehydratase, giving the protein MLLVTGGCGFIGSNFIHLLRAERPALPILNLDALTYAGNLENLAALAGDPGLQFVRGSVADAELVAALFAAHPITAVVHFAAESHVDRSILGPGVFVETNVRGTQVLLEAARRAWAERPGRFVLVSTDEVYGSLGPTGRFTEATPLDPSSPYSASKAAADLIGLAYWRTFALPVLITRCSNNYGPYQFPEKLIPLMIQRASQGLSLPVYGDGGNIRDWLHVSDHCRALLTVLEGGAPGRVYNIGGDNEVANLAIVRLILGALGKPESLIEFVADRPGHDRRYAIDATRIRRELGWTPRVDFAAGIAETIAWYATNRSWWQAIVSGEYRDYYERLYGGR
- a CDS encoding cupin domain-containing protein, which encodes MATRLRLIVLGLGLLAASASDGLAQTTTGARDSLRTRPRLGGGRYIDGVPARGGEDAAAFAPGETGAAEAAPSLPFAQTRLQELLQRQPLREDENARRTPIFSADSLLAVALYQLRGEEPPHYFPLSDVWIYIWRGRGRLQRAAGESAYGPGELLQIPAGELHALANESGAPTVALVWQWPPIDDSLTVTHGEAGADSLAALRRGSGQR
- the add gene encoding adenosine deaminase, coding for MNIDREWLTRLPKTDLHVHLDGSLRPLTLLELAAAQGVELPATNERELRALTQVQGEERSLSHYLRAFMYTLPVLQTAPALERVAYELALDAAAENVRLIEVRYSPLLHRERGLHNREIIEAVARGLRRAEAETGILTGQILCGIRSMTPERSLELAQATLLYKDLGIVAFDLAGEEKDYPAKQHREAFYFVLNHNLNSTLHAGEAFGPESIAQALHYCGTHRIGHGTRLFESPELMNYVNDHRIPLEMCLTSNVHTGAVSSLQDHPCRKYLELGLRVTLNTDNRLISDTSVTLEFERATRAFALTVGDIHELILNGFKSAFLPHRQKAALMRQVVEELESLGVPPHHAYTNGRGDHL
- a CDS encoding DUF72 domain-containing protein, which produces MEDHRHPPHRQQMLVGDLRQREEAAARPARENDAFHRRSCPALAPSGSGQPSRRLGARQQEFSLAAAPAARLACGGGEMAELLIGTAGWSYDDWRGTVYPASPPPRFDPLRYLAAHFDLVEINVSFYRLPRPELVAGWLQRVQEFPAFRFLLKAPRTWTHPEPGAADPPPAPFRALAELLAGGGRLGAVLLQFPWSFRAGAPARARVARLRDWLPGLPVAVEVRHASFAGPDWPRWLAAQDCLPVNVDQPALPGCLALGAECGPQAAYFRLHGRNAGQWFAPAAGRDARYDYLYTEAELDGVAEQVAEAARRVPLLFLVTNNHYRGQAAVNALQLRARLLGRPLPVPPALLASYPQLAAIAAPPPRRPGELF